The Agrobacterium cucumeris genomic interval AAGGAACGGGATCAGATAGCGCCATTTTTTAAAGAGCGCCCGCATCTCTGCGCTGCTATTGGCTACGGAAACAATGCTGTCGAACTACCCAACTGCTGGGCAAGCGAACTCGACTTGTTTGGCGATTTCGTGTGCGACGCGGCTTCTGGCGATACTGAGGCGAATGCATTCACATTGATCGAGGTCGAGGACGCGCGAGAATACAGCATCTTTACAAAGCTCGAAGCCGGAAAATCAATGAAACACTGGTCCAACCGATTTGAGCACGGCTCGTCGCAGTTGGTTGATTGGGCGTGGCGGCTGTCGGAAGAAAAAAACTCTTCCGCATTCAGACGGATTTTCGGTACGAATAGCCCGACAATTCACCTGCTTCTGATTGTAGGGCGTGATGCGGATCTCGTGCCAGATGATCTTGATCGACTTCGCTGGCGTGCTAACAATGTTGCCTTTGGTGGTTATCGGATGTCG includes:
- a CDS encoding Shedu anti-phage system protein SduA domain-containing protein, translating into MKSFVSLNLDTSILRQNLDELDELLKSESHLKERDQIAPFFKERPHLCAAIGYGNNAVELPNCWASELDLFGDFVCDAASGDTEANAFTLIEVEDAREYSIFTKLEAGKSMKHWSNRFEHGSSQLVDWAWRLSEEKNSSAFRRIFGTNSPTIHLLLIVGRDADLVPDDLDRLRWRANNVAFGGYRMSCFTFDGILASIRRRLLLASQPSEVT